One Nocardioidaceae bacterium SCSIO 66511 genomic window carries:
- a CDS encoding response regulator transcription factor: MTRVLVVEDEESYSDALAYVLRKEGFEVSIAENGHDALADFDRAGADIVLLDLMLPGLPGTEVCRQIRQTSNVPVIMVSAKDAEVDKVVGLELGADDYVTKPYSPRELVARIRAVLRRGTDVDEAPSALESGRVRMDVERHVVTVGGDEVRLPLKEFELLEMFLRNTGRVLTRGQLIDRVWGADYVGDTKTLDVHVKRLRAKIEPDPSNPRMLVTVRGLGYKYEV; encoded by the coding sequence GTGACCCGTGTTCTCGTCGTCGAAGATGAGGAAAGCTACAGCGATGCTCTTGCCTATGTGTTGCGCAAGGAGGGCTTCGAGGTGTCGATCGCGGAGAACGGCCACGACGCACTCGCAGACTTCGACCGGGCCGGCGCCGACATCGTGCTGTTGGACCTGATGCTTCCGGGACTGCCCGGCACGGAGGTGTGCCGACAGATCCGGCAGACGTCGAACGTGCCGGTGATCATGGTGAGCGCTAAGGATGCGGAGGTCGACAAGGTCGTCGGCTTGGAGCTCGGCGCGGACGACTACGTCACGAAGCCGTACAGCCCGCGCGAGCTGGTCGCACGGATCAGGGCGGTGCTGCGACGCGGCACCGACGTCGACGAGGCGCCGTCCGCTCTGGAGTCCGGCCGAGTACGGATGGACGTCGAGCGGCACGTCGTGACCGTCGGAGGTGACGAGGTACGCCTGCCGCTCAAGGAGTTCGAGCTCCTCGAGATGTTCCTACGCAACACCGGTCGGGTGCTGACCCGAGGCCAGCTGATCGATCGGGTCTGGGGAGCCGACTACGTCGGTGACACCAAGACGCTCGACGTACACGTCAAGCGGCTGCGTGCGAAGATCGAGCCGGACCCGTCGAACCCGCGGATGCTGGTGACCGTACGCGGACTCGGCTACAAGTACGAAGTCTGA